From Candidatus Syntrophosphaera sp., one genomic window encodes:
- the rsmI gene encoding 16S rRNA (cytidine(1402)-2'-O)-methyltransferase — MPAGCIHLVPVPIGNLGDITLRALEILKSVNLIAAEDTRKTRFLLSQYEIQPPRLLSLHKYNELQRLKEIFALLEEGNDIAVVTDAGSPGISDPAMLLIQNAIERQVRVVPLPGATALVPALTASGLDTRGFLFLGFLPLKLKDRKALLDRIRDNPFTTVLYEAPHRIRKTLADIHQHCGNRRICLAREISKLHEEFIRGDLESILADYEVTEKGEFVVILDGAGPAAQPSETEIAAFIRDSLAGNKNSKAIAEEVSARFGLNRNSAYKQVLAQKEGRA, encoded by the coding sequence TTGCCCGCGGGTTGTATCCACCTGGTGCCAGTACCGATCGGAAATCTGGGCGACATCACCTTGCGCGCCCTGGAGATCTTGAAAAGCGTGAACCTGATCGCCGCCGAGGATACCCGCAAGACCCGGTTTTTGCTCTCCCAGTATGAGATCCAGCCCCCCAGGCTGCTCAGCCTGCATAAATACAATGAACTACAGCGCCTGAAGGAGATCTTCGCTTTGCTGGAGGAAGGAAACGACATAGCCGTCGTAACCGATGCCGGCAGCCCGGGGATCTCCGATCCGGCCATGCTGTTGATCCAAAACGCGATAGAGCGCCAGGTGCGCGTAGTCCCTTTGCCAGGCGCCACCGCTTTGGTCCCCGCCCTCACAGCTTCCGGCCTGGATACGCGGGGTTTTCTCTTTCTGGGCTTCCTGCCCCTCAAACTCAAAGACCGCAAAGCTCTGCTGGACAGGATCAGGGACAATCCCTTCACCACCGTCCTCTATGAAGCGCCGCACCGCATCAGGAAAACGCTGGCCGACATACATCAGCATTGCGGCAACCGCAGGATCTGCCTGGCCCGCGAGATCAGCAAACTCCATGAGGAGTTCATCCGCGGCGATCTGGAAAGCATCCTGGCGGACTATGAAGTGACGGAAAAGGGCGAGTTTGTGGTGATATTGGATGGCGCCGGACCTGCAGCCCAGCCCTCCGAAACCGAGATCGCCGCTTTCATCCGGGATTCGCTTGCCGGGAACAAGAATTCCAAAGCCATAGCGGAGGAAGTTTCAGCCCGCTTCGGACTCAACCGCAACAGTGCCTACAAACAGGTGCTGGCCCAAAAGGAAGGAAGGGCGTGA
- a CDS encoding glycine C-acetyltransferase has protein sequence MFGKMKTDMQNLFEELKKQGLYKKERIITTPQGANIGVSTGKKVMNFCANNYLGLGNHPEVVKAAQDIMNDWGYGLASVRFICGTQQIHKDLEKKISEFLGTEDTILYAACFDANGGVFEPLLDDESAIISDELNHASIIDGVRLCKAQRFRYKHSNMEELEKALIDSQNLKYRLICTDGVFSMDGDMAKLPEICDLAEKYDALVMVDDSHATGYIGPNGRGTPDQFGVQDRVDIVTSTLGKAMGGANGGFTSGRKEIIELLRQRSRPYLFSNTVAPAVVGASIKVIDLLTGSSELREKVWDNAAYFRQEMIKAGFDIVAGNTAIVPVMLYNEPLAMKMADMLLEEGIYVIGFVYPVVPKGKARIRVQLSAAHSREDLDKAIAAFKKVGKELKLI, from the coding sequence CGCCTCAGGGCGCCAACATAGGCGTGAGCACGGGAAAGAAAGTCATGAACTTCTGCGCCAACAACTACCTTGGCCTGGGCAACCATCCCGAGGTCGTGAAAGCCGCCCAGGACATCATGAACGATTGGGGCTACGGTTTGGCCTCGGTCCGCTTCATTTGCGGCACCCAGCAGATCCATAAGGATTTGGAGAAAAAGATCTCCGAGTTTCTGGGGACAGAGGATACGATCCTCTACGCGGCCTGTTTTGACGCCAACGGCGGCGTTTTCGAGCCCCTGCTGGATGACGAAAGCGCCATCATCTCCGATGAGCTCAACCACGCCTCGATCATTGACGGAGTGAGGCTTTGCAAGGCCCAGCGCTTCCGTTACAAGCATTCCAACATGGAAGAGCTGGAAAAAGCCCTGATCGATTCCCAGAATCTGAAATACCGCCTGATCTGCACCGACGGCGTCTTTTCCATGGACGGCGACATGGCCAAACTGCCCGAGATCTGCGACCTGGCGGAAAAGTACGACGCCCTGGTCATGGTCGACGATTCCCACGCCACGGGATACATTGGCCCCAACGGGCGCGGAACTCCCGATCAGTTTGGAGTGCAGGATCGCGTGGATATTGTCACCAGCACGCTCGGCAAGGCCATGGGTGGCGCCAATGGCGGCTTCACCTCAGGCAGGAAGGAGATCATCGAGCTCCTGCGCCAGCGCAGCCGTCCCTATCTCTTTTCCAACACCGTCGCTCCGGCAGTGGTCGGAGCCAGCATCAAGGTGATCGACTTGCTGACCGGTTCCTCCGAACTGCGCGAAAAAGTTTGGGACAATGCCGCTTACTTCCGCCAGGAGATGATCAAGGCCGGTTTCGACATCGTTGCCGGCAACACAGCCATCGTGCCCGTGATGCTCTACAACGAGCCGCTGGCGATGAAGATGGCGGATATGCTCCTGGAAGAAGGGATATACGTGATCGGATTCGTCTATCCCGTGGTCCCCAAAGGCAAAGCCCGCATCCGGGTCCAGCTTTCCGCCGCCCACAGCCGCGAGGACCTGGACAAGGCGATAGCCGCGTTCAAGAAAGTCGGCAAAGAGCTGAAACTCATTTAG